DNA from Longimicrobium sp.:
GGTGGTGACCACCAGGCTCGAGCCGCTGATGTACGCCAGGCGCGTCCCATCGGGCGAGAGCGAGGCGTCGCGCCCGGCGCGAACGCGCTCGCGCCCGGTGCCGTCGGCGCGTACACGATGGATCGTCGCCTCGTTGAAGACCCCGCCGGTGAAGTACACCCACTGCCCGTCGTACGACCGCCGCGGCCAGGACTCGTGCTCCAGCTGCGACGCCGGCTCGATCAAGCGCCGGCGGGTGTTCGTCGCGAAGTCGAACACGTACAGCTGCTTGGTATGATTGGGGTTGTTGTCGTGGAAGAACAGCTTCGTTCCGTCCGCGCTCCAGGTGCTGGGCATCTCGCCCCAGTACCCGTTGTTCATGACGGACGGCGTGACCTTGGAGAGGTTGGATCCATCGAGGTCGAAACGGTAGATCGCCAGCTCGTGGCCGGTGTGCTCCATGGCCGTGTACGCCGCGATGGTACCCTGCGGCATCACGCTGACCATCGTGGTGTCGGCGAAGCCCCCGACTTCGGCGACCACCATCGCGCGGCCGAATGCGGCGCCGGTCACCGTGGTGCCGGCGAGGCTCGCCGGCCCCGAGGCGACGCGCAGCGCCGGCGCATCGGTGCGGGCGTTGCCGTGCCGGTCCTGCACCGTCGCCCTGATGGTGGCGCTCCGCCCCACGGACAGCATCGTGTCCTGGGGAGCCGTCACCACGCGGACCGGATTGCCGGGTCTGATCGTGTAGCCGGCCGTCGTCCGCAGACCCAGCGTCGGCACGATCACGTTCACCGCGCCGGGTCCAGCGATGGTACCGAACGCGATGCGCGCGTGCGCCCGGCCGGCCGCGTCCGTGCTGTCAGCCACGAGGGCCATGAAACGTGCACCCCCTACCTCGCTCACCAGAACGGGCGCTATGGGGCCCGCGGGCGTGTTCGTGAGCACGGCCTCGAACCGAACCGGCACGCCCACGAGCGGCTTGCCGTTGTCGCCGATGAGCTCCACCGTCAGCGCCTGGACCGGTGCGGTCAGAACGGTGTCGGCTACGTCTGCGCCGGAGATCACGCGGAGGCCGGGGTCTTTCTTGGGGGTGCCATCCGAGACGGGATTGTCACAGGCAGCGGCGATGACGGACGCGGCGAGCAGCGCCACGCGTATAGACGGGGTTTTCATCGTAGAACGGATAAATGGATGTAAGTGGGGTGCGCGCTCCCTTTTCGGCCGGCGTGGCTCGGCCGGGAAGCGTCGAACGGCGAATGGCTGACCGCCTGGTAAGTGCGGCCAGCCGGACGCACCATTACGAGCGGGCGCCGGTTCTTGCCTGCCGCGGATGCGGAGGTTGAGGAAGCAAGATCCGGTTAAAAGATCGGAAAGCGAGGCGATATGCGCAAGCCGTTGCTTGCAGCGCTACCGGGGCGCGTGGTCCCGCCGGGCGGCCGTGCGACGCCCGCGCTCGAGTGCGGCCGCCCCGAGCACCCCGAGCGCATACGCCGCGAAGTCGCGAGGATCGAAGCCGTTCCCCAGCACCAGGTGCCCGAGCCTCGTACCGCGCACCGCATCCAGCGCGGGCGCGTGATACAGCTGGCTCACCTCCACCGTGAAGCAGGCCGCCAGGGCGATCGCGCCCCGCGCGCCGAGCGCCATCCGCGGCACGAGGGCGCTGACCCACCAGGTGAGCATCGCCGCCCACAGCGCATCCCCCACGACGTCGCGCACGATGGGCGACGTGTTCACGCCGCCCAGGTGCACCGCCAGCCCGGCCATGATGGTGGCGATCGCCAGCGCGGCGTAGGCGGCCCGCGCGCGGAGCTCAGGGGACGTGCGGCCGGTCAAAGCTATCGCGGCTCTTGCGGCAGGCGGAAAACCGGCAGGCGCAGGCCACGCAGGATCGCCAGCAGCCGGAGCACCGCGACCGCCACCATCCCCAGCACCGCAGCGGCGGGCCGGCCGACCCCCGCCTCCTGCACCAGCAGGTAGAGCGCGGCCCCCGCGATGGCGGCCGTCGCATAGATGTCGCGGCGCAGGATCAGCGGGACCTCGGCGCTCAGCACGTCGCGGAGCACGCCGCCCGCAACTCCGGTGATGGTCCCCATCAGCACCACGATGATGCCCGGCAGACCGGCGGCCTCCGCCACCTGCGTGCCCATGATGGAGAACAGCGCCAGGCCCAGCGCATCCGCGATGAGAAGCGAGTTGCGCGGCGCCGGCCACAGGCGCACGTAGACGATGCTGAGCAGCGCCGCGATGGTGATGACGACCAGGTAGGTGGGATCGGCGATCCAGAAGATGGGGTGCCGGTCCAGGAGCAGGTCGCGGATGGTGCCGCCGCCGATGGCCGTGACGACCGCGATGACGAGCACGCCCAGCAGGTCCAGGCCCTTTCGGCCGGCCGAGAGCGCGCCGCTGATGGCGAACACGGCCACCCCGAGCAGGTCCAGAACGTAGACGGTCACGCGCGAGGATGCATGGAGAGCGGCGCCATTCCTGTTCGCTCAGACCTGTTCGTAAAAGAGCTCGGACCCGGTAGGTGGATGAGCTCCGGGGGCCGAGAACCCGGGGAGCGCCTCCACTTCGGCGAAAAACTCCTCCAGCGATCCGCAGTCCGAGCTCCACAGGCTCACCTCCAGAGGGCGAAGCTCGGATGCGGGCTCGTATAGCACCGTCAGCTGTAGCTGCTCCATCCCGGCATGCTCGCCATCCTCCTCGATGGAGAACTGCCGCGTCAGGTTCCAGTGGAACTGCTCGCGGCCCGTGAAATCGTACGTGCCGCATTGGAAGAGGAGCGTATCGTCGGCGGCGCTCACCGGCACTGCCGCGAATTCTCGGAACACGCGCCACGCGATGGATGGGTCCGGGCGGTTCCGGTCGAATCCGGCGGCATCCAGCATCCGCGCGAAGTGCGCGAGAGTCGCTCCCGGTGCGAGCACGTGAACTTCTCCTTGCGAGCCGAATTGTGTCGTTCGCCAGCCGTGCCCGGGCTAATATGGCACCCCCGCGCTTCGGATGTCCAACGTTGAGAACAACGAATTGGTTGCGCACTGCGGGGAAACGCGGGTATCCTCCTCCGGTCCTGCACCAGTACCCACCGCAGGACAGATACCCCCCGGCCAGTCCGCCAGGACGGAACCGCCCCGTCCACGGCTCCCCTCACCGCCGTAAGCATGGCCCTCCCGGTTCGTCCGGCGTCCCGCGGGGCCGCCGGTCTTCCTGAAAAAGAAGCGCTCACCATCCGGCTGGTCGCGTTGCTGGCGGTGGCCTGCATCCTGGGATTCGGGGGCGTGTACCGCGTGGCGATGCCGGCGGCGAACGATCCCTGGTCGTACCGCTTCGTGGTCGCCGCGGTGTGCGCCGCGCTGTACATCCTGTCCTACGTCCCCGGCCGGCCGGGCTTCGTCGCCGTCATGCACCTGACGTTCGCGACCGTCACCGGGTGGGTCGTCCTGCTGCTCGCTCTCAACGACTTCGCGCCCGAGTACGCGCTGGGGCTGATGGTGATCGTGGCGGTCATCAGCATGCTCTTCCGAGGCACGGTCTCCCTGGCGGTCTACGGAACCGTGACGCTGGCAGCGGTGGGGGTCGTCGCGGCGCGAGTCTCCGAGCCGCGGATGAGCCCCCTCCTCTTCGGCAGCTACCTGGTGGTGATCCTGGGGCTGTTCTGGGTGGTGGTGCGCAACCGCCTGCGCGCCGAGCGCGAGATCGCCGCCAGCGAGGAACGCTACGCGCTCGCCGCCCTGGGCGCCAACGACGGCCTGTGGGACTGGGACGTGGCGGCGGGCACCCTCTACCTCTCGCCACGCTGGCGCGAGATCGCCGGCGCCTCCGAAGACGAGGCCAGCCGCGGCCCCGAAGATTGGCTCGGCCGCATCCACCCCGCCGACCGCGCGCGCGTGGACGCGGAGCTGTTCCCGCCGGGCGGCCCGGGCGGGACGCACTTCCAGTCGGAGCACCGCATCGCCCACAGCGACGGAAGCTGGCGCTGGGTGCTGGTGCGCGGCGTACGCGTGGTGGGCCCGGACGGGGAGATCGTGCGGATGGTGGGATCGGAATCCGACATCTCCGAGCGGAAGCGCTTCGAGGAGCAGCTCGTCCACGACGCGCTCCACGACTCGCTCACCGGCCTCCCCAACCGCGCCCTCTTCCTCGACCGCCTGGAGCGCGCGATCGCGCGCACGCACCGCCAGCCGGCATTCCACTTCGCGGTCATCTTCCTGGACCTGGACCGCTTCAAGGTCATCAACGACCGGGTGGGCCACGTGGCGGCGGACGGCGTGCTGACGGTGGTGGCCCGCAGGCTGGAGCAGTGCCTTCGCCACGGCGACAGCGTCGCGCGGCTGGGCGGCGACGAGTTCGCGCTCCTGGTGGAGGACGTGGACGAGCCATCCCTGGTGGCGCAGCGGATACAGCACGCGCTCGTCGCTCCCATCGATGCCGGCGGGGAGCCGGTGGTGGTCACGGTGTCGATGGGGATCGCCGTCAGCTCAACCGGCTTCGCGCGCCCGGAGGACGCGCTGCGCGACGCCGACGCGGCCATGTACCGCGCCAAGGCGAGGGGCCGGTCGCGCTTCGAGGTGGCCGACGACGAGCTGCACGCCCACTCGCTGGCCCAGGTGGCCATGGAGGGCGAGCTGCGCCACGCCACCGGTCGCGGCGAGCTGCGGCTGCACTACCAGCCCGTGGTGCGCCTGGACACGCGCGAGCTGGTGGGCTTCGAGGCGCTGATGCGCTGGGAGCACCCGACCCTCGGCCTCTGCTCCCCCTCCGACTTCATCCCCCTGGCCGAGCAGACGGGGATCGTCACGGCGCTGGAGCGGTGGGCGCTGCGCGAGGGGTGCAGGCAGATGCAGGCGTGGCGCCGCTCGCACCCGTGGATGGAGGAGCTCTGGCTTTCGGTGAACCTGTCCACCCGCCACTTCCTCCGCCCCGCGCTCGCGCAGGAGATCCAGGAGCTGCTGGGAGAGACGGGCTTCGCGCCGGACCGCCTGCACCTGGAGATCACGGAGAGCGTCATCATGGACGACCCGGCCGCCGTCGGGCCGCTCCTGCACCGGCTGCGCGCGTCGGGCGTGCGCGTGGCCATCGACGACTTCGGCACGGGGTACTCGTCGCTGGCCTACCTCCACCGGCTCCCGCTGGACACGCTCAAGATCGACCGCTCGTTCGTGCACCAGATGCGCTCCGATCCCGCGCTGGAGGCGGTGATCCGCACCCTGCTCTCGCTTTCGGAGATCCTGCACCTGGAGACGATCGCCGAGGGCGTGGAGACGGAGGAGGAGGCGAGCGCGCTGCTGCGGATGGGATGCCGCTACGGCCAGGGCTTCCTCTTCGCCCGCCCGCTCCCCCCCGCCGACGCCGAACGCCTCCTCGGCGCCACCCCCGGCACCCCGGTCACCGCATAGATAGGCGGACCGCTCGATCAGTCGCGCCGGTCCGCCAGCAGGATGCGGCGAGCTTCCTCGTGCGGCACCACGTCGCCGTGGTCGGCGGCCTGTAGCCCGCGAGCGACTTTCGAGACGAAGTACAGCCGATCCATCGCATCCTCCACGGTCGCGTCCTCGGGGAGCCGCTCCACCGCCTCGCGGAGCAGCTGCTTGGCATTCACCGGCATAGGTTCTCGTGCGGTAGAGGAGAGAGGGAGGTTTGAGTCTACCTCTCGTCGCGCGATGTGTACAGGTGCGGGCTGCCGGATGCTGGTTTGAGCGGTCAGCCCTGGAATTCAGCGCGCTTTTGCCCGGACGGAGCGCTACGTATTGCCGCGGTGCCTTGCGATTGCCGCATCCAGGCGCTCGCGAGCAATGCGGCGTTCCTCTGGAGTGAACAATTCCTTCCATTCCTCCTCGAGAACCATCGCCTCCAGCGAGAGGTCGGCGCGGCCAACCGAAACCACTCGGTCGAGTCCCGCGGCCGTATCCTTCTTTGCATCCAGCCACTCGCGGGACGCCTGGAGTCCTCCAACGCGGCGAACCTTCTGGAGAAACCGATTCGCCCAATAAGAGGTGGCCCTGCCAACCTCCCAGTAGGAGCTCTCAAGCTTCCTGTGGAATCGTTCTTCGAGCGTCTCTGACATTGGGGGAACTTAGGGCAATGGGTGGAATAGAGCCGAGCGCTAGATGATTACCCGCGTTCGGCGCATGGAATCAGCTCGGCCAGGTTGCGGCCGCACATCGCCTTCACCCGCTGTCTCCAACGCGGGGCTCCTCAGCGCGTCTCGTAGCCGACCGCGAGGCTTCCGGCCCTCGCTTCGGATCGGAAGACGCTGCAATGAGAACGACTCGAGCGAACGGAGACACGAACGGTGGCCCTGGTCTGAGGGAGTGCGAGCCCCGCGAACCGAAGCGGCAATGTTGCCTGTTCGCGAGTCGCCTGCAAGCGTCTGTTCGGCCGCGGCCGCGCACGGTGGAACTGGCTCTCCAAACTTGACTCCGTCCCGGCCGCCCGTGACTCTTTCGGGGGCACTGAAGATCAACGGCGGTTTTCTCGTCCTCCTCTCGGGATCCTGGCGCATGGCGATCGAGGTTCGACCGGCGACCGTGTTCGACGACGTCAAGACGATGGTGGGGCCGAAGCGGCCCGACGCGAACGTCTGCTGGTGCCTGAGCTACCGCATCCCGTCCATGGAGAACGTCTCCCTGCAGGGCCCCGCCCGCGGCGAAAAGGTGGCCGAGCTCATGGAGCGCGGGCCGATCGGCGTGCTCGCGTACGACGGCGACGAGGTCGTGGGGTGGGCGGCGGTCGCGCCACGCGCCGACACCACCTTTGCGCGCACCCGCACCATCCCGCACGTCGACGACGTGGCCGTGTGGGCGGTGTGGTGCATCCGCGTGCGGCCGGGACACCGCGGCAAAGGGATCTCGCACTCGCTGCTCGCCGGCGCGGTCGAGTACGCGCGGTCCCAGGGCGCGCCGGCCATCGAGGGCTATCCCGTCGACAACCAGGGCGACAAGGTGGATCTCACTATGGCGTACGTCGGAACGCGCGCGCTCTTTGAGAAGGCCGGATTTCGCAAGGCGGCCGACACCACGTCGGTCATCAACGGCTTTCCGCGCGTGCTGATGCGGCTGGATCTGCGGTAGCCCGCTCCCCCGCCGCGCCGAGTCATTGCACGGCCTCCCCGTGCTTCGTATTATGCGCCGGTCCGTGGATTAGGCCGGTGTCCCCCGCCGGCCTTCAGCGCCGAAGTTCCTCCACGTCCATCCTTCCCGCGGGTCCCGCAGTCACACCTTTCGATCCACCGGACGAACATGCGCCCGCTACTCCTCCGTGTCATCCCCGCGCTTCTCGCGATGGGGCTCCCCGCGCCGTACGCCGCCGCCCAGCAATGCGGGCCGGTGAAGGACCCCGTGCAGAGGGACCTGCAGGGCACCGTCATGCGGATGGCGCCGGCCACGTACCGGATCGGCGACACCACGTATACCACGAACGTCTACAACGGGCAATTCGTGGCGCCCACGCTCCTCATTTCACCCGGGCACACGGTGGACATGTCGGTGGTGAACGCGATGCGCCCGACCAAGGACCAGACGACGGCGGACGTGGCGGTCACCAACTACCACTACCACGGCCTCGTGGTGACCCCCCGGCCGGACGGCGGCGACAACGTCACGCACGTGGCCATCCCCACCGGCGCGCGGCCATGGCGCTACAACTTCCCCATTCCCAGCTACCACACCGAGGGGATGTTCTGGTATCATCCCCACCCGCACGGGCTTACGGGGTCGCAGGTGGCCGGCGGGCTGAGCGGGGCGCTGATGGTCGGCTCCATCCTCAAGTACTTCCCGCAGTACCGCGGCGTGCGCGAAAGGACGCTGCTCGTGCGCGACATGTCGTTCACCTTCGCTTCGCGGACGGTGTTCAACATCAACGGAAGCACCTGCGCGCTGCTCCCGGTGGCGCCCGGGGAAAAGCAGCTGTGGCACATCGGCAACTTCGGCGCGAACCACTTCCTGAACCTCAAGCTGCGCGGGATGCAGTGGACGCTCCTGGCGCTCGACGGCAACCCGCTGGCCCGCGCCGAGACGGTCGACTCGCTGTACCTGCCGCCCGGAAGCCGCGCCGAGGTGATCGTCACCGGGCCCCCGGCGGGAAGGCGCGTGGAGCTGTACACGGACACCATCTTCCCCAATGCGCGCCCCGTGACGCTGGGGTACCTGGTGGGCACGCCCTCGCGCTCGGCGCGCCATGTGTCGCGGCCCGTGCCCGCCGGGCGCGACGACGCCGTCCTCGACACGCTGCGCTTCCTCACGGAGGCGCGCGACGTGAACCGGCACACCTTCACCTTCCAGTTCGTGGGCGACAGCGCGGGGGTGAACGACACCATCTACGCCCCGAACCACCCGCCGGTCTCCATGCCGTGGGGGCAGGTGCAGGAGTGGACCATCATCAACCAGACGAAGAACCTGCACACCTTTCACATCCACCAGACCGACTTCGCGGTGATGACGGTGAACGGGCGGCCGGCCAACGAGGGGCGTCTGCGCGACAACATCCCCATCGGCGTGCACCGCGACGCTACGGGGAACACCGTGGGAGACACGGTGGTGATCCGCTTCGTGTTCGAGCCGATCGCGGCGGGGCCATTCGTCTTCCACTGCCACGTCCTGCAGCATGAAGACGAGGGGATGATG
Protein-coding regions in this window:
- a CDS encoding trimeric intracellular cation channel family protein; this encodes MTVYVLDLLGVAVFAISGALSAGRKGLDLLGVLVIAVVTAIGGGTIRDLLLDRHPIFWIADPTYLVVITIAALLSIVYVRLWPAPRNSLLIADALGLALFSIMGTQVAEAAGLPGIIVVLMGTITGVAGGVLRDVLSAEVPLILRRDIYATAAIAGAALYLLVQEAGVGRPAAAVLGMVAVAVLRLLAILRGLRLPVFRLPQEPR
- a CDS encoding GNAT family N-acetyltransferase, whose product is MAIEVRPATVFDDVKTMVGPKRPDANVCWCLSYRIPSMENVSLQGPARGEKVAELMERGPIGVLAYDGDEVVGWAAVAPRADTTFARTRTIPHVDDVAVWAVWCIRVRPGHRGKGISHSLLAGAVEYARSQGAPAIEGYPVDNQGDKVDLTMAYVGTRALFEKAGFRKAADTTSVINGFPRVLMRLDLR
- a CDS encoding DUF2809 domain-containing protein — protein: MTGRTSPELRARAAYAALAIATIMAGLAVHLGGVNTSPIVRDVVGDALWAAMLTWWVSALVPRMALGARGAIALAACFTVEVSQLYHAPALDAVRGTRLGHLVLGNGFDPRDFAAYALGVLGAAALERGRRTAARRDHAPR
- a CDS encoding multicopper oxidase family protein, with product MRPLLLRVIPALLAMGLPAPYAAAQQCGPVKDPVQRDLQGTVMRMAPATYRIGDTTYTTNVYNGQFVAPTLLISPGHTVDMSVVNAMRPTKDQTTADVAVTNYHYHGLVVTPRPDGGDNVTHVAIPTGARPWRYNFPIPSYHTEGMFWYHPHPHGLTGSQVAGGLSGALMVGSILKYFPQYRGVRERTLLVRDMSFTFASRTVFNINGSTCALLPVAPGEKQLWHIGNFGANHFLNLKLRGMQWTLLALDGNPLARAETVDSLYLPPGSRAEVIVTGPPAGRRVELYTDTIFPNARPVTLGYLVGTPSRSARHVSRPVPAGRDDAVLDTLRFLTEARDVNRHTFTFQFVGDSAGVNDTIYAPNHPPVSMPWGQVQEWTIINQTKNLHTFHIHQTDFAVMTVNGRPANEGRLRDNIPIGVHRDATGNTVGDTVVIRFVFEPIAAGPFVFHCHVLQHEDEGMMHNVCVYDPADPNGRQKCNAMFTSAPPHAAH
- a CDS encoding GGDEF and EAL domain-containing protein, producing MALPVRPASRGAAGLPEKEALTIRLVALLAVACILGFGGVYRVAMPAANDPWSYRFVVAAVCAALYILSYVPGRPGFVAVMHLTFATVTGWVVLLLALNDFAPEYALGLMVIVAVISMLFRGTVSLAVYGTVTLAAVGVVAARVSEPRMSPLLFGSYLVVILGLFWVVVRNRLRAEREIAASEERYALAALGANDGLWDWDVAAGTLYLSPRWREIAGASEDEASRGPEDWLGRIHPADRARVDAELFPPGGPGGTHFQSEHRIAHSDGSWRWVLVRGVRVVGPDGEIVRMVGSESDISERKRFEEQLVHDALHDSLTGLPNRALFLDRLERAIARTHRQPAFHFAVIFLDLDRFKVINDRVGHVAADGVLTVVARRLEQCLRHGDSVARLGGDEFALLVEDVDEPSLVAQRIQHALVAPIDAGGEPVVVTVSMGIAVSSTGFARPEDALRDADAAMYRAKARGRSRFEVADDELHAHSLAQVAMEGELRHATGRGELRLHYQPVVRLDTRELVGFEALMRWEHPTLGLCSPSDFIPLAEQTGIVTALERWALREGCRQMQAWRRSHPWMEELWLSVNLSTRHFLRPALAQEIQELLGETGFAPDRLHLEITESVIMDDPAAVGPLLHRLRASGVRVAIDDFGTGYSSLAYLHRLPLDTLKIDRSFVHQMRSDPALEAVIRTLLSLSEILHLETIAEGVETEEEASALLRMGCRYGQGFLFARPLPPADAERLLGATPGTPVTA